The following proteins are co-located in the Nonlabens ponticola genome:
- a CDS encoding diacylglycerol kinase family protein — MSFLKFSSGRVRAVGYAFKGMVALIRREPSVKVQVFLTVLVIAAGFYFEITATQWMFQLLAAGLVLSAEGLNSAVEAIADFIHPDYHLKIGHIKDIAAGAVFFAAIFSTIIGLIIYVPYILALFD; from the coding sequence TTGAGTTTCCTTAAATTTTCATCTGGCAGAGTACGAGCGGTAGGCTATGCCTTCAAAGGAATGGTTGCACTAATCAGGCGAGAACCTAGTGTAAAGGTTCAGGTCTTTTTAACCGTTCTCGTCATCGCTGCTGGATTTTATTTTGAAATTACCGCAACTCAATGGATGTTTCAACTGTTGGCAGCTGGCTTGGTATTATCTGCCGAAGGTTTAAACAGCGCAGTAGAAGCTATTGCAGATTTCATCCATCCAGATTATCATTTGAAGATTGGACATATTAAAGACATCGCCGCTGGCGCTGTCTTTTTTGCTGCCATTTTTTCAACCATCATCGGCTTGATCATCTATGTCCCGTACATCCTAGCCCTATTTGATTAG
- a CDS encoding type I restriction enzyme HsdR N-terminal domain-containing protein — translation MEALRLPSAQFRVKSTEKGRLIFDKVRKKFVHLSPEEWVRQHVINWLQEYKRVPLSLINIEKQLIVAGTIKRYDIVVYNKDGSIDTIVECKAPSINISQEVFDQIARYNLITQANYLMITNGLSHYYCQMDYKNEKYSFIEDLPEYVL, via the coding sequence ATGGAGGCACTGCGACTACCGTCTGCGCAATTCAGGGTTAAAAGTACAGAAAAAGGGCGCTTAATCTTTGATAAGGTGCGCAAAAAGTTCGTGCATTTATCACCAGAAGAATGGGTACGTCAACATGTAATTAATTGGCTGCAAGAATATAAAAGAGTACCGCTAAGTCTCATAAATATCGAGAAACAGTTGATAGTCGCAGGAACCATAAAGCGATACGATATTGTGGTATATAATAAGGACGGCAGTATTGACACAATAGTAGAGTGTAAAGCACCTAGCATCAATATTTCTCAAGAAGTTTTTGATCAAATCGCGAGATACAATCTTATTACCCAAGCAAACTATCTCATGATCACAAACGGCTTGTCGCATTACTACTGCCAGATGGATTACAAGAATGAGAAATATAGTTTCATAGAAGATTTACCTGAATACGTACTATGA
- the tpx gene encoding thiol peroxidase: MATITLGGNEIHTSGDLPKVGNKAPDFELTTADLKSKTLEDFKGKRVIMNIFPSIDTDTCATSVRNFNKRATELDNTTVLCISRDTPFAQKRFANDEEINNIVNLSDVRDGSFGKTYGLDMVDGAMKGFHSRAVVVLDTDGTVIYNEQVPEIADEPNYLEALKSLL; encoded by the coding sequence ATGGCAACTATTACATTAGGAGGCAACGAGATACATACTAGCGGCGATTTACCCAAAGTGGGCAATAAAGCACCTGACTTTGAATTGACCACCGCAGATTTGAAATCAAAAACACTCGAGGACTTTAAAGGCAAACGAGTGATCATGAATATCTTTCCTAGTATTGACACAGATACTTGTGCGACATCTGTACGCAATTTCAACAAGCGCGCTACCGAGCTTGATAATACCACGGTACTTTGTATTTCTCGAGACACACCTTTTGCACAAAAGAGATTTGCCAATGACGAGGAAATCAATAACATAGTGAATTTGAGTGACGTGCGCGATGGTTCTTTTGGTAAAACTTATGGACTAGACATGGTAGATGGCGCGATGAAAGGTTTTCACTCACGAGCAGTCGTGGTTTTGGATACAGATGGTACCGTCATATATAATGAGCAAGTTCCAGAAATAGCTGATGAGCCTAATTATCTAGAAGCGCTCAAATCGCTGTTGTAG
- the menA gene encoding 1,4-dihydroxy-2-naphthoate octaprenyltransferase, whose amino-acid sequence MSNFKAWISAARPRTLPLSISGIILGSCYAYGYNAFAKAVLLLGSPQTNDVINQPILFVKFNWWIPVLALITTLGFQVLSNFANDYGDGVKGTDNDDRIGPMRAIQSGLISAVQMKRAMIITACLTAVSAISLIYVSLGLEQLITSLFFLVLGVAAIWAAIKYTVGDNAYGYRGLGDVFVFIFFGPVSVIGVYYLIASQLEWLLLLPSLTIGLLSVAVLNLNNMRDIESDRKAGKNTIPVKIGITNAKRLHYSFIAIALISIIAYIFIIIKTLGNVVGDTEWLWLPILVLPMLLVHIITVYRNKVPALLDPELKKVALSTFFIAILTIIATARVY is encoded by the coding sequence ATGAGCAATTTTAAAGCATGGATCAGCGCGGCACGACCACGCACACTGCCGTTGAGCATTAGCGGTATCATACTGGGTAGTTGTTATGCTTATGGTTACAACGCTTTCGCGAAAGCGGTATTATTACTAGGTTCTCCGCAAACAAACGACGTCATAAATCAACCCATTTTATTTGTAAAATTCAACTGGTGGATACCTGTACTAGCTTTGATTACCACTCTAGGTTTTCAGGTGCTGTCCAATTTTGCAAACGATTATGGCGATGGCGTTAAAGGTACCGACAATGATGACCGTATTGGACCAATGCGTGCCATTCAAAGCGGCTTGATAAGCGCAGTACAAATGAAAAGAGCTATGATTATCACGGCTTGCCTTACAGCTGTGAGCGCTATTAGTTTGATTTATGTGAGTTTAGGGTTGGAACAATTGATCACATCGCTGTTCTTTCTTGTGCTAGGCGTTGCCGCAATATGGGCCGCCATAAAATATACGGTAGGCGATAATGCTTATGGCTATCGTGGATTGGGTGATGTATTTGTTTTTATCTTTTTTGGCCCGGTAAGCGTGATCGGTGTTTATTACTTAATCGCGAGCCAACTTGAATGGTTGTTGTTGTTGCCATCATTGACCATTGGTTTGTTGAGTGTTGCCGTGCTCAACCTGAACAACATGCGTGATATCGAGAGCGATCGCAAGGCAGGAAAGAATACCATTCCCGTAAAAATAGGTATCACAAATGCCAAAAGGCTTCACTACTCATTCATAGCCATCGCGCTGATTTCAATTATTGCATACATTTTTATAATAATTAAAACTTTAGGCAATGTGGTTGGTGATACAGAATGGCTATGGCTTCCTATCCTGGTTTTACCCATGTTGCTTGTTCACATCATCACAGTTTATCGCAATAAAGTTCCAGCACTACTCGACCCAGAACTTAAAAAAGTTGCACTCTCCACCTTCTTTATCGCGATCCTAACAATTATCGCAACAGCGAGAGTTTACTAG
- the holA gene encoding DNA polymerase III subunit delta → MSDLQNILSDIKSKKFAPIYFLHGDEPYFIDQISNLIQEEVLTEAERGFNQMVLYGKDVTVDEIVENAKRFPMMAQYQVIIVKEAQHLAAKLSAMEQYAAAPLESTILVLNFKYKKPDGRKKVFKHIKKNGVVFDSKPIYDNKMPAWITNYLKVKKYSIDPKAVQMLVEFLGNDLGRVSNELEKLMIVHKPESPITPQVIEDNIGISKDYNNFELRKALGMRDVVKVHRIINYFADNPKENPLVLTTAQMHNFFVQLLKVHALKDRSPRSVAKAAGINPFFVQELLTAVRNYPMKYCSRAIKLIREMDVKSKGVDAINISQADLLKETMVKIMAT, encoded by the coding sequence ATGAGTGATCTCCAGAATATTCTATCAGATATCAAGAGCAAGAAGTTTGCTCCTATATATTTCCTGCATGGTGATGAACCCTATTTCATAGATCAGATAAGCAACTTGATCCAAGAAGAAGTCCTGACCGAGGCTGAGCGTGGATTCAATCAAATGGTATTGTACGGCAAGGACGTCACCGTTGATGAGATTGTGGAGAATGCCAAACGTTTCCCGATGATGGCGCAATATCAGGTCATCATTGTTAAAGAGGCACAACATCTTGCTGCAAAGTTATCTGCCATGGAACAGTATGCTGCTGCACCATTGGAAAGCACGATACTTGTCCTCAATTTTAAATACAAGAAACCAGACGGCAGGAAAAAGGTTTTTAAACATATCAAGAAAAATGGTGTTGTATTTGACAGCAAACCCATCTATGATAACAAGATGCCTGCATGGATAACCAATTATCTTAAGGTAAAAAAGTACAGCATTGATCCTAAAGCCGTCCAGATGCTGGTGGAATTTCTAGGGAATGATCTGGGTCGAGTAAGTAACGAGCTAGAAAAACTGATGATTGTCCACAAACCAGAATCGCCTATCACACCACAAGTTATTGAGGACAATATAGGAATCTCAAAAGATTACAACAATTTTGAATTACGAAAGGCCCTAGGCATGCGTGATGTGGTCAAGGTGCATCGCATCATCAATTATTTTGCTGATAATCCCAAGGAAAATCCGCTGGTATTGACCACGGCACAAATGCACAACTTTTTTGTACAGCTGCTCAAAGTACATGCACTCAAGGATCGGTCACCACGCAGCGTTGCTAAGGCTGCTGGCATCAATCCGTTTTTTGTGCAAGAACTATTGACTGCCGTGCGCAATTATCCCATGAAATATTGCAGTCGTGCGATCAAATTGATACGCGAGATGGATGTTAAGTCAAAAGGTGTCGATGCCATCAACATAAGTCAAGCTGATTTACTCAAAGAAACTATGGTAAAAATCATGGCTACATGA
- a CDS encoding hydrogen peroxide-inducible genes activator translates to MTITQLKYVLAVAQYQNFTKAANKVFVTQPTLSMQIQKLEDELDVQIFDRTKKPIELTETGRKIVQQAHNIVNESDRIQDIVDQEKGFIGGDFKIGVIPTVMPTLLPMFLTNFINRYPKVRLRIEELTTENIVDGLMEGSIDAAIAATPLENDFIKERVLYFEPFVSYDPKNSLNGKGKIKVDDLNTDELLLLEDGHCFKDSVLNLCRSSRDADEERFMLESGSFETLIKLSDEGLGTTLLPYLNTLDLSEAKAKNLRHFEDPSPAREISLIYHKSGLKMQIIDALQEVIAGVIKGAITFSNVEIISPLSKK, encoded by the coding sequence ATGACCATCACGCAACTTAAATATGTTCTTGCGGTAGCACAATATCAAAATTTTACTAAGGCGGCTAACAAGGTTTTTGTTACCCAGCCTACATTAAGCATGCAAATCCAGAAGCTAGAAGACGAGCTGGATGTGCAAATATTTGATCGTACTAAAAAGCCGATTGAGTTGACAGAAACTGGTCGCAAGATCGTACAGCAAGCGCATAATATAGTTAATGAGAGTGACCGTATTCAAGATATAGTAGATCAGGAGAAAGGATTTATTGGAGGTGATTTTAAAATAGGCGTGATACCTACGGTGATGCCAACACTGTTGCCTATGTTCTTGACCAATTTTATCAACCGTTATCCTAAAGTGCGTCTGCGCATCGAGGAACTAACTACAGAAAATATTGTAGACGGCCTGATGGAAGGCAGTATTGATGCCGCGATTGCAGCGACACCGCTAGAAAATGATTTTATCAAGGAACGCGTATTGTACTTTGAGCCTTTTGTGAGTTATGATCCTAAAAACTCATTGAATGGTAAAGGCAAGATCAAGGTAGATGACCTCAATACAGATGAACTGTTGTTATTAGAAGATGGTCATTGCTTTAAGGATAGTGTGCTTAACCTATGTCGCAGCTCAAGAGATGCTGACGAGGAACGATTTATGCTAGAAAGCGGTAGTTTTGAAACGCTTATCAAACTGTCTGATGAAGGTCTGGGCACCACGTTGTTGCCTTACTTGAATACGCTAGATTTAAGTGAGGCAAAAGCTAAAAACCTCAGACATTTTGAAGATCCATCACCAGCACGAGAGATAAGTTTAATCTATCACAAGTCTGGTCTAAAGATGCAGATTATTGACGCGCTGCAAGAAGTTATCGCAGGCGTGATAAAAGGTGCTATTACTTTTAGTAATGTGGAAATAATAAGTCCGCTCTCTAAGAAATAG
- a CDS encoding carboxypeptidase-like regulatory domain-containing protein: MKFKNTLLVFLIGFCMALGSAQGESDEINTYVNGKVLNASNDDILDNVNIVNLNKVIGTITREDGSFTIRASVNDTLYFSYIGYQTINVRVTEDWIKYGNVTVAMTEKGIALEEVTVVDNGLTGYLEIDAKRAPIYASRRFSISGLPEAYEGGNAGPGAVSKVLNSIFNPADFLYNVFSKEGKSLRKVRQIKEQDEIRNLLQSKYDRETLVNLLQIDKISIDAILRNCQYSKEFIKTANDLQILDAISECYEEYKVLNKN, from the coding sequence ATGAAATTTAAAAACACACTTCTCGTTTTTCTTATTGGTTTTTGCATGGCTTTAGGTAGCGCTCAAGGCGAAAGCGATGAAATCAACACCTACGTCAATGGTAAAGTCCTCAATGCGTCAAATGATGATATTCTGGACAACGTTAACATCGTGAACCTCAACAAAGTCATAGGAACCATTACTAGAGAAGATGGTAGCTTTACCATTAGAGCGTCGGTTAATGACACTCTATATTTCTCTTACATAGGTTATCAAACAATCAACGTGCGTGTCACAGAAGATTGGATCAAGTACGGCAATGTAACTGTTGCCATGACAGAGAAAGGTATCGCTTTAGAAGAAGTAACTGTTGTAGATAATGGATTGACTGGATATCTAGAAATAGATGCCAAACGTGCTCCTATTTATGCCAGTCGCAGATTTAGCATTAGTGGATTACCAGAGGCCTATGAAGGTGGTAATGCTGGACCAGGCGCAGTGAGCAAAGTTCTCAACTCTATTTTCAATCCTGCCGATTTTCTTTATAACGTCTTTAGTAAAGAAGGGAAATCTTTACGCAAGGTGCGACAGATCAAGGAACAAGATGAAATACGCAATCTGCTGCAAAGCAAGTACGATCGTGAAACGCTCGTGAACTTGTTGCAGATAGATAAGATTAGCATTGATGCCATCTTGCGTAACTGTCAGTACTCCAAGGAATTTATAAAAACAGCCAACGATTTACAGATTCTGGATGCCATCAGTGAATGTTATGAAGAATACAAAGTGCTTAATAAAAACTAA
- a CDS encoding M28 family metallopeptidase, which produces MNYIKLTAASLLLAATVSSCNSVKNNKQDQPNTSTSTDNTQMMVKDADVMKYANTITEAELKEQLYYYASDEMEGRMTGTPGQRRAVDYLIGQYKAMGVDGGNTGGTYLQAIPEEFFGRRKITSENVLAFIEGSEKPEEILVLSAHLDHVGQEDGEIYNGADDDGSGTIALLEIAEAFQQAKKDGKGPKRSILFLHVTAEEIGLQGSRYYSENPIYPLANTVADLNVDMIGRIDPKREKKSNYVYLIGSDMLSQDLHNMSEMANKKYMNLDLDYTYNGKDDPNRFYYRSDHYNFAKNNVPVIFYFNGTHEDYHKPTDTPDKIEYDLYKQRTQLIFVTAWEIANADKRPALIAEVESED; this is translated from the coding sequence ATGAATTACATAAAACTAACAGCTGCAAGTTTGCTATTAGCCGCAACGGTAAGTAGTTGCAACAGCGTTAAAAACAACAAACAAGATCAACCCAATACATCGACATCAACTGATAATACCCAGATGATGGTAAAAGATGCAGATGTGATGAAGTACGCAAATACAATTACAGAAGCGGAACTTAAAGAACAATTGTACTACTACGCATCTGACGAGATGGAAGGTCGTATGACTGGAACTCCAGGGCAGCGTAGAGCGGTTGACTATCTAATAGGTCAATATAAAGCGATGGGTGTTGATGGTGGTAACACAGGTGGCACCTACCTTCAAGCCATTCCAGAAGAATTTTTTGGTAGACGTAAAATTACCAGCGAGAATGTCCTAGCCTTTATAGAAGGATCTGAAAAGCCAGAAGAAATTCTAGTACTGAGTGCTCATCTAGACCATGTAGGTCAAGAAGACGGCGAGATATACAATGGTGCAGATGACGATGGTAGTGGTACCATCGCGCTACTAGAAATTGCAGAAGCATTCCAACAAGCTAAAAAAGATGGAAAAGGACCTAAAAGATCTATACTATTCTTACATGTAACTGCTGAGGAAATAGGATTGCAAGGAAGCAGATATTATTCGGAAAATCCAATATATCCACTTGCAAACACCGTTGCAGATCTTAATGTAGATATGATAGGACGTATTGATCCAAAGAGAGAGAAAAAGTCAAATTATGTTTACCTGATCGGTTCAGATATGTTAAGCCAGGACTTGCACAATATGAGCGAGATGGCAAACAAAAAGTATATGAACCTTGATCTTGATTATACTTACAATGGTAAGGATGATCCTAATAGATTCTACTACAGATCTGATCACTACAATTTTGCCAAAAACAACGTGCCTGTAATCTTCTATTTCAATGGAACACATGAAGACTATCACAAACCAACAGATACTCCAGATAAGATCGAGTATGATTTATACAAGCAACGTACACAACTCATTTTTGTAACGGCTTGGGAAATTGCTAATGCTGATAAACGCCCAGCCTTGATTGCAGAGGTAGAGAGCGAAGATTAA
- a CDS encoding DEAD/DEAH box helicase, whose product MTDVKATDIKSLYDYQDRDLKDIFERINHQADDYKLLYQLPTGGGKTVIFSEIVRRYLKEKKKKVVILTHRIELCKQTSKMLTGFDVKNMVVNSKVKELDDQKDYQCFVAMVETLNNRIQDDKFKLEDIGLVIVDEAHYNSFRKLFKYFEHCFMLGVTATPLSSNFKLPMKDNYDELIVGDSITSLVEKGFLAKAVTHTYDVGLSGLTIGMNGDYTVKSSEKLYTDHSMQDKLLQAYLETSKGKKTLIFNNGIRTSIEVEDTFRRAGIEIRHLDNTNSKEERKEILRWFKKKPDAVLTSVSILTTGFDEPTVESIILNRATKSLTLYYQMIGRGSRILDNKEEFQIIDLGNNVARFGLWNEPVDWQQVFRSPDFYVENIVSDEEIERNFVYKMPASVKAEFPNTTDFTFDIRGAYKRITKENRKSKEVLDESIAQHVQWCVENSEDVFDARILAKLLKDDIADRIRRYSYCIINNTNNYKDWLEEDYYRRLRVAIQQEFAGVDS is encoded by the coding sequence ATGACAGACGTAAAAGCCACTGATATCAAATCCCTTTATGACTATCAGGATCGTGATCTCAAAGATATTTTTGAGCGTATCAATCATCAGGCAGACGACTACAAATTGCTATATCAACTGCCTACTGGTGGTGGTAAAACAGTGATTTTTTCTGAGATTGTGCGTCGCTATCTCAAAGAGAAAAAGAAGAAGGTTGTCATCTTAACCCACCGAATTGAGTTGTGCAAACAAACATCAAAGATGCTTACTGGCTTTGACGTTAAGAATATGGTTGTCAATAGCAAGGTGAAAGAGCTGGATGATCAGAAGGATTATCAATGTTTCGTAGCCATGGTAGAGACGCTCAACAATCGTATTCAGGACGATAAGTTCAAGCTAGAGGATATTGGGCTGGTAATAGTGGATGAGGCGCATTATAACAGCTTCCGCAAACTGTTTAAATATTTTGAGCACTGTTTTATGTTGGGTGTAACGGCAACACCACTGAGCTCAAACTTTAAGTTGCCCATGAAGGATAACTATGACGAGCTTATAGTTGGTGACAGTATCACGTCATTGGTAGAAAAGGGTTTTCTTGCGAAAGCAGTGACACACACATATGATGTAGGATTGAGCGGATTAACCATTGGAATGAATGGTGACTACACGGTGAAATCAAGTGAGAAACTATATACCGATCACTCCATGCAGGACAAGCTTTTACAGGCTTACCTAGAAACGAGTAAAGGAAAGAAAACTCTCATCTTTAATAACGGTATCCGCACTAGTATTGAGGTAGAGGATACCTTTCGTCGTGCAGGAATAGAGATACGCCATCTGGACAATACTAATTCTAAAGAAGAGCGAAAGGAGATTTTGCGCTGGTTCAAGAAAAAACCAGACGCCGTTTTAACATCAGTAAGTATCTTGACAACTGGTTTTGATGAACCTACCGTAGAGTCTATCATCCTCAATCGTGCTACAAAATCGTTGACCTTATACTATCAAATGATAGGTCGTGGATCACGCATACTTGATAATAAAGAGGAATTCCAGATTATTGATTTGGGTAATAATGTTGCCCGTTTTGGATTATGGAATGAGCCTGTGGACTGGCAGCAAGTATTTAGATCTCCAGATTTCTATGTTGAGAATATTGTGTCTGATGAAGAGATAGAACGCAATTTTGTGTACAAAATGCCCGCTAGTGTCAAAGCGGAATTCCCAAATACCACAGACTTTACATTTGACATACGCGGTGCTTACAAACGAATTACCAAGGAAAACAGGAAATCAAAGGAAGTACTTGATGAGTCTATTGCCCAACATGTGCAATGGTGTGTCGAGAACAGCGAGGATGTTTTTGATGCTCGTATTCTAGCAAAATTGCTCAAGGACGACATCGCCGACCGGATACGCAGGTATTCATATTGTATCATCAACAATACCAACAATTACAAGGACTGGCTAGAAGAAGATTACTACCGCAGGCTGCGCGTTGCTATACAGCAGGAATTTGCTGGCGTGGATAGTTAG
- a CDS encoding glycosyltransferase family 2 protein, with translation MNLGIVILNWNGRQLLEEYLPSVVEHSTPHRIYVADNASKDNSLEWLRSNYPAVKIIEIPQNLGYAGGYNYAMEHCEEDIVCLLNNDVAVTSNWCEPVLEAFARNRSMTACQPKILSDRDKSMFEYAGASGGFLDKLGYPYCRGRIFDTVEKDQGQYDDELSIDWATGAALFIRRELFINLQGFDESFFAHQEEIDLCWRLRNQGHDIKVIPSSIVYHLGAATLAASSPRKTYLNFRNSLTTIVKNDYGNYVWLRLFLRMILDGIAGLRFLIAAQPAQLAAVLKAHFHFYNRLGASLKKREHLKALYLKPSRSREVTSIVYQYYIKGNKKFEQL, from the coding sequence ATGAATCTAGGTATCGTCATACTTAACTGGAATGGCAGGCAACTGCTGGAAGAATATTTACCTAGTGTGGTGGAGCATAGTACGCCACATAGAATTTACGTCGCAGACAATGCCTCGAAAGACAACAGTCTGGAATGGTTGCGATCCAATTATCCAGCAGTGAAAATTATCGAGATTCCGCAGAACTTAGGATATGCAGGTGGTTACAATTATGCGATGGAGCATTGCGAGGAAGATATCGTTTGTCTATTAAATAACGATGTTGCGGTTACCTCAAACTGGTGTGAGCCTGTTCTTGAGGCATTTGCACGGAATAGATCTATGACGGCTTGCCAGCCCAAAATTTTGTCAGATCGTGATAAGTCCATGTTTGAATACGCAGGCGCTAGCGGTGGCTTTCTTGATAAATTAGGCTATCCTTACTGTCGAGGTCGCATTTTTGACACGGTAGAAAAAGATCAAGGTCAGTATGATGATGAGTTGTCTATCGATTGGGCAACTGGTGCGGCTTTATTTATAAGAAGAGAGCTTTTTATAAATCTACAAGGCTTTGACGAGAGTTTTTTTGCCCATCAAGAAGAGATTGATCTGTGCTGGCGACTGCGCAATCAAGGTCATGATATTAAGGTCATACCGTCATCCATCGTTTATCATCTAGGTGCTGCAACGCTTGCCGCGAGCAGTCCTAGGAAAACTTATTTGAACTTTAGAAACAGTTTGACCACCATTGTAAAGAATGACTATGGCAATTATGTATGGCTGCGCTTATTCTTGCGCATGATACTTGATGGTATAGCTGGCCTAAGATTTTTAATTGCTGCGCAGCCGGCACAACTTGCAGCCGTCTTAAAAGCACATTTTCATTTTTATAATAGGTTGGGAGCATCTCTAAAAAAGCGGGAACATCTCAAAGCACTATATCTTAAACCATCTCGTTCTAGAGAAGTCACATCCATCGTATATCAATACTATATCAAGGGTAACAAGAAGTTTGAGCAACTGTGA
- a CDS encoding OmpA/MotB family protein, with translation MKKLGFIALSALLAVSCASKKDLDAALEKQQRTQELLDTATVRLNACEAEEKANEARLQALQAQVADLRANNQSLINNTGELTTLSKKGAENLEKSLESLREKDLQIKTLNDAITRKDSVTLALVTSLKSSLGNLNDEDISINVEKGVVYVSISDKLLFPSGSATVNNNAKNVLGKVAKVVNDKPEIEIMVEGHTDNQPINTPQFKDNWALSTARALAVTRILQEDFDVAPSRMTAAGRSYYIPVASNDTAEGRAKNRRTRIIVLPKLDQFFDMVEKGMEQAKQNAKAGK, from the coding sequence ATGAAAAAACTTGGTTTTATCGCACTATCTGCACTACTTGCAGTGTCATGTGCATCAAAAAAAGATCTAGACGCAGCTCTAGAAAAACAACAACGTACTCAAGAGTTACTTGATACAGCAACCGTAAGACTCAATGCTTGTGAGGCTGAAGAAAAAGCTAACGAGGCAAGATTGCAAGCACTTCAAGCTCAAGTAGCAGACTTGCGCGCGAACAACCAGTCATTGATCAATAATACTGGAGAGTTGACAACACTTTCTAAAAAAGGTGCTGAAAATCTAGAGAAGTCTCTAGAAAGCCTACGCGAGAAAGATTTACAAATCAAGACACTTAACGATGCGATCACTAGAAAAGACAGTGTGACACTAGCACTCGTTACTAGTTTGAAGAGTTCATTGGGTAACTTGAACGATGAGGACATAAGCATCAATGTTGAGAAAGGTGTTGTTTATGTATCCATCAGTGACAAGTTGTTATTCCCTAGCGGTAGCGCGACGGTAAACAATAATGCTAAAAACGTACTAGGTAAAGTTGCCAAAGTGGTGAACGACAAGCCAGAGATTGAGATCATGGTAGAAGGTCACACGGACAATCAGCCTATCAATACGCCACAATTCAAGGACAACTGGGCATTGAGTACAGCTCGTGCACTTGCGGTTACTCGCATCCTACAAGAAGACTTTGACGTGGCACCATCACGCATGACGGCAGCAGGTAGAAGCTACTACATTCCTGTAGCGAGTAACGATACTGCCGAAGGTCGCGCAAAAAACAGACGTACACGCATCATCGTTCTTCCTAAGCTAGATCAATTCTTTGATATGGTAGAGAAAGGAATGGAGCAGGCAAAGCAAAACGCTAAAGCAGGCAAGTAA
- a CDS encoding YqaA family protein: MPLFKEKFQPKRAHRYYKVTGFYSFIFESIKKSMPPVLVVVALLAVLHFTYDGGIPALLDLAVESLPGYGVLAFFFLSESILGLIPPELFIAWAGKTAHPELNLFMIALLSYLGGMCSYFLGRWSLSIPSVHEYLEVKMAKQLIMARKYGGILIAVGALLPLPFSVGSLVAGMLRYPFKSWVIIGLLRFLRFAIYGAAIFSVVS; encoded by the coding sequence ATGCCCTTGTTTAAAGAAAAATTTCAGCCAAAAAGAGCTCACCGCTACTACAAAGTCACTGGTTTCTACTCCTTTATATTCGAGAGCATCAAGAAATCCATGCCACCTGTGCTTGTTGTTGTGGCTTTACTTGCGGTACTACATTTTACCTATGATGGTGGCATTCCTGCGTTATTGGATCTTGCTGTAGAGAGTTTACCTGGATACGGCGTACTCGCTTTTTTCTTTTTATCAGAGTCAATTCTGGGTCTTATCCCACCAGAATTATTTATCGCCTGGGCAGGAAAAACCGCTCATCCAGAACTCAACCTATTCATGATAGCGCTATTGTCCTATCTAGGTGGTATGTGTTCTTATTTTTTGGGTCGCTGGTCGCTGTCTATTCCTAGCGTCCATGAATACCTAGAAGTAAAGATGGCCAAACAATTGATCATGGCTCGCAAATACGGTGGTATCCTTATTGCTGTGGGCGCATTGTTGCCACTGCCCTTTTCAGTAGGTAGTCTGGTGGCTGGTATGCTGCGTTACCCGTTTAAATCCTGGGTAATTATTGGTTTACTGCGCTTTTTGCGTTTTGCCATCTATGGCGCTGCAATCTTCTCGGTAGTTTCCTAA